ATTCATATAAACAACAGTTTAAGCTAGACTTCATTTTTTACACTTTAGGAGATATTTTTACAACCCTGTATCCACTATACTTTTAATGACGATAATATGTTCCACAGTCTAAATTAACGTTCcgtaaaatgaaaaatacaatattattaactacGATAAAGTAAGTCTTGTCACGTACGTGCTTGAtacctattttaattaacatcaaTTAAACATCGACATCGATTACATGTACCAGAGTCCATTACGAATCTCACAATACAAAAGTATGTTTTGTGCTATAACATTGATACCTAAAGGGGGAGATAAAGAGTCAGCTCAAGTAACTAAAGTGTAGTAGTGGAAAGACTCAGTTACAACGGGATGACGACAACCTAACGATACAGTTTAATGTCAGTGTGTGAGCGTTCACTTCGCCTTGACGGCGCTCTGTCGCTGTCGCAGCGTCTTGTTCGTGTTCTGGTCCACCTCGGGCAGGTCCGACTCCTCAACCGGGGCTTTCTTTACTGTTAACATAGTAAATACATTAACATCACAGATAATATTAAAGGTTTAGTTATAATGCAAGCGAAAACGATTAAAATGTTATACCTTTCTCCTTCTTAGgcttttcttttttctctttCTTGGGTTTGGCTTGAGCCTGTTGGCGGCTCTCTTGCCTCTGCTTGATGGCTTCAGAGATGAAGTTGAACATCAAGTAAACCTGCAAAAACAGATAACAATGAAGTAAGCCataaacatttacaaatatttagatttacatatataaatcaAACTATTATAGACCACAACAACAATTCCCcacaataataaatcaatgttaAATCGTAAATCGATGTAAACTGCAAATAAGTCAAATCGTAACACATGCATGACATATACCTAATAACAGGATAAACACTTTTGTGGCAAAGGAATTACACAATAATATTGTCCatgtcaaataattttgccTCTCAATTCAGTCATTTGAGCCATTCGATGGATCGCACATGTTTCAGACTTTTGACGGTCACTAGTAGACAACTTCGGaggggcaaagttatttgacgctTAAGCTATATACGAAAAGTCCACGTAGCTTCGTATCTTACCTGGAAGGACACAAGGACAGATAACGCAGCTACGCGCAGCACAAGCTGAGCAGCACCCGCCAGACCGAAGTAGAACGTCAGCACGCCGAGCACCAGCGAGCACAGGCGAACAGCCACGAACACGGAACCGTTGATCAGGCTCAAGACTGTTACAAACGAGGGCAGGTGAGATTCAATTCTTATTTACATGTTTGCTTATAATAGGCAGAAGAATTTAAAGCTAAATACACTACTTTAAAGTTTGATAGGTTTgacaaaaaactcaaaaattctGCTATATTTATAGGTTTTCTTATCTTATCTCTATCCTTCTTTACTATCGTCTTCTTAGAgggaaaacctcggaaatgcaatttttccaaaattatttaaacattgcAAAGTACATCCTACTTCTTGATCATGGAAAGCTAAGCATCCGTCTTGTTGCTATGTAAATATGCATTTGCATGTGCTAAATGGAAAAATATACTACAACCTATTAAATAGTATGATCAAAATCTATATATAGAAACATTCAtaagaatatatattttgttttgcacTTACATTTGTCTAACCAGTCTTCACGCTCTCCCCTAAGGATGGTGTTGAGCCGGTAGCTGTGGGCGACGAATTCGGCGAGAGAGTGCAAAACTACTAAGCACACACCCACGCGTTGGAACCtgcacaaaaacaaaacattaattaaagcaATTAAAGATACCTAAATAGTCAATGCAAAATATTTAACAGTGATGACCACAGTTGATGAGACATGAGGAAAAATAGGACAATGAACTTTTAACCTAAACcaatgtaattttaatgttgATTAAAGCCCTATCATCCTACtgaatttttattaatacatgTCAGAAAGGGCCTGTGTCCAGTAGGATGAGTGCCAATCGGACCGAGAATATAAGGTATAATCCAATAATATTAACTTCTATTTCATGTTAggaatgaaattatatttcaaactgctttaatcaatattaaattcaaaacaTTAGCCTCGTATCTGTCAAGAATTATGAGTACCTACAAATACTTCCTAATCTAAGTCATAACAAAAGTCTTGCACATGCTGGCATGAATTAAAAACAAGCTACTAATAGAGACATATTGGCCTTTGGttttattacacaaaaaaaaaacgtagatAGCAATGAAtatgaacattttaaaacatattttgaattaaaaagacaATGCAATGTTACATAATtgtgattatatttttactcaGTCATAAAAGCCAATCTCTTATAActttatcaattattttaatatcatgaaGACAAGTAGTAGTGTAtgtaaagataaaaatacttaaaaagatAACAGTTCATATCTCTTATTCTGAATACacgtttttacaataaataaacaacataatttacCACAGTAGGGGGGCAAAAATATAAGTAGCTTTACTTTCATTTTCCTGTAATTTTTCATAAGGGTTTTGGTAGATTTCCATGATTTTAATAGAACAATTTACCTACTACATAAAAAACCAAGTCACAAAATAGCATCTCGGGTACAGATTTTAACAGCTTCTTTAGTAGCTGTAACTTTAAAAACTGCTAAGCACCATTTCGTCATCAACTTTTTTGAAGTTAAGGATGCTTAAGAAATTATGTCCCTTTACATTGTTAGGCAATTTTGACTAGTTCAGTTACTTTTGATGCTACTGCCATACTTCATTGATAACAGTCATATACTTACttgaagccataagccagagcGACGAAAGCGAATGCAGCAGCAGCGTGCCTGATGCGGCCCATCCACTCATCTTTCTTGATACGCTGGAAGTACAACTCAGGGACGGTGTGGATCCAGTACGAAGCCTGAACAATCCACCAGAGTTTCAGCAAGAAGCTCATTGGGTGGTTGGGGTAGCCTGtagaaacaagaaaaaaaaactttttacaaaactaATTTGAATTATATACCTGAAACcttctcctaaataaatatattaaatcagttcagtcataTACAGGTCAATATGAGAACCTCTTTTTTCTCAAGTTGGTTAAAAAGTAAGTACAGCTGGTGTGCCCTAAATACTTCAAAGTTGAAGCATTAGCATAGTAGAAAGTAATGTTTGCATAGATATGCTAATAGACCAACTCTTAAATGCTGGTTTGGAATTTTGTACTCAATATTAGAGTCATTTAGGTTGTAATAGGTTTGACTAaacttttatttcctttttgtaCAACCTATTTTGCTTATTGTATCAAATGGaacaaattgttttcttttggaTTCATAAatgtaggtagttgtttttAACCATTTATTTCTGCCACACTTTAATTGTACATAACataataagaaaaaacttttttcattaaCACAAAGTGCATAATTGCAGTTGCATTCTAATTGGATTACAAATGCATTTGTTCATTAGTAAAGTGTTGCAATTCTAAAAAGTTGAGTTCATTAATGCAATTGATAAGTTATCTTATTAcctaattaatatttctataaGAGAAGCCATTTGATAATGAAAGTTGATAAGGTTCCAATGcttaatttattcttttttatGGTTACATTCGCTAcaactgtaaaaataatggTCGGCTGTTTTAATATTTGATGGTTTCATTCTAGAACTACTCTATATAATGATTCCATTATTGAAATTGTCTGTACTTGTTTTGTAAGCAATTACTATAATAAGGGTATTGATgaacataaaaatagttttagctGTGTACCAacaaagttcaaaattataatgcaTATTTACCGTCCCATAACTGTGACACATTGAAGACAAATCCTTCTCGGATAATGGCATCACCACCCCACACTAGAGTTACTAGGTGGAACACAACCAGTTGACCAGACTCATTCAGGGCACTCAGTCTTGATTTGGACAGATGAAACTTCTTTGAtattttctaaaacaacaaTCATAACATTTATAATACACTCACTTTCATgtagaacaaaaaaaactgttttaacaTGTTTTATGACTGAAACATATGTTAGAAGTTTATCATACTTACATCCAAGAAATACTCTTGGAGGATGGCATGCATAACAATGCACACCAAAGAGTAAAAGAATACTGCACAGGCGTCTTTCCATCCTGCTTCATAGAAGAATGGCTCTCCTTTTGGCAGTTCTCTGGAGGGCTCAACTCCACTCACATTGTGGTGCAGACTGATGAATAAACTCGCTATGGGACTCGTAGACTGCAACATTAATACAACAGCCGTACAATAAACGATGTAACATTCATACTGTTATGTGAAAAACATATATATGGAGACACATAGCCTACGTGGCAAGATTGTCACTCACCTGTACCATCAACCCGACCAAAAACACCATAACCACACACGAAACTATGTCCGCATGATTCTGAATCACAAATTCATGACTAAAAATAGGTGGGTTTTTGTTAGATTTTCTTCCAATCGCAGGCTTAACACCCATTTTTCCCGGCGATAACCTGTCTGGAAATTCACGAGCtgtatcaataaatataaatgtaacatgcagattttaaattaagaattagTTATACACATGTTTAGtaatataaaacattaaaaatatcataCCTCTAGGCAGTCCGAGTGAAATAAACcagtataataatatttctgaCAGGAATCCAATCGACGTGACACTTTCACTTGCTACGCGGTGAAACGTCAACGTCGTTTGTTGACTACGGAAATACGACAGTTGTTGTGTTGGCACCTGGACCAGTCAAAACCTTAACCATTACATAAAAACGGTTAAGAttcaagtaataaaataacaaagcaACTATATAAATACCTATGATGATTAAAGAAACCTACATGAGAAATGAATGTGGATTTTATTCCGAAAATAAAGACAGAGTCTCTTGAGCCGGAAACCGAAAACCATAGACTAAAACTATTCAGTTGGTGATATTCTCGCTatccaaacataaaataaataaaatgtttactttgtTTTCCAATCGTAGGGTAAAGACAGAACCTTACACTGTCAGGATCTTTAACAATTACATTATGGCTTCTACTTACAAACCTGCATTTTTATACCTTTGTATCTAGTGTAAATGGATGTTGTTGATTGGATTGACAAACCAATTCACCTACCTACTGGATAAATGCAGTAACTCACTTAatcaatacttttaaaattataaaattgaagaGAGAGCAGCgagtctacgctagacgaaccgagcacgagcggaaCCGAGAACGGCTCTGCTTGTGCTCCGCTATCCAAACATAAACACACACAGCATAAGCATCCAAACATAGACACAGCTTTAAGCAAATCCCTTTGTGTTCGTCAAAAACAACAACAGGTGGAACGCAGCTaagcacgaacgaaatgctcgcagcgcgctcaTTAGGGGtttgtaagttggtccacactagacgaatattgtgttcggctcgtgctcctctcgtgctcggctctcctagcgtagacgcagcttCAGAAATTACTGGTACAGTAGaggtaggctacttttatccacagtgtagttctcacgggacgcaagagtaaattaagaattaaataaacacacaaaaaataggacagtaaagtttattaaaaaatttcaaaataagtttGCAACATTATCTtcataattatacatatatttgccatatctttaatatatttttgattatatGGACAGCTTTATATGATTTTCTCATAAAATACTGTCAAACATACTAATATTTGTCTACCAATTTACGCTTAttgtctaatattataaaatataatctcGGTTACAAAATACTTGATTGccgattattattaaatataaattttgaaagaaatatccttaatacaaaaatctttgtttctaaataaattataaaagtgaacctattaaaataaattaacacctCTTTGCACAAAATAAACAGTCAGTCCACAGCAATGATGTAGCACTCTGTACTTTTATGTTCttgtaatattagtttattgtattgtaatagCACAAACTTGCATAATCTATGTATGTCTATGTGTAACATAAGAATAAATCTCATTGTACTGTGGTAACTAACtgataataaataaagcatttaAAATCACATAACAACGGTGGAAGTAAGAAAGCCCAAGCTAACGTACACATGTTAGAATCATTTGAGTGTCATGAATTTTATAACTATCCTACAAACTAAATGGCAGACTGTTAAAGTCgtcttttaaatttaaaataaagtctaTAATCATTCCTAATACTTTTTTGaaattaatcataatttataaataatttcgaGCGTAAATTATGTGCCATTCGCTATATAGTTAATTAAACACTTGACTACTAGAGATTACCATAGTAACAACATCTatcaaaaaaaacataccggccgaattgagaacctcctcctttttgggaagtcggttaaaaataatttaaattatgcaCCATTGCAacatttgatttaaaaaaagaatacaaaagcACATAGACCAAGcaggtcataaataaataaatgttgaatATAAACAACTTGGTGATGTACTTGGCGTTAACATTCAGATTGGATCATTTTGACTATCCGCTTTTTATGGACGCATAATGCGAAGTTTTTAGATAACATTTTCGGAGTCAATCTCTCCCTGTTCGACGGTCATGTACATGCCCTCTTCTTCGTAGGTCGACTCGTGCTTGGCCAAGATACGGAGCAGTGGGCGCAGCTTCATCCACCACTGCTGCTTTGGTATTCTTTGACTGTAACCATAAAGTTGAAATTTATAGACATACCAGTTAGGAGTGATGAAAAAAgttatacataaaaacaaattgttttatacGCAAGTTGTAAATATTGAGAATAAAATTCACGCTTTCAGAAGCAAATAATATGCAATTTCCCTAAGAGCAGATGCAACTCATGAGTTGGGCAATAAAATCGAACAACTTAATGACCAAACAACTATAgtcgattaaaaatataacttacgcAAAGTTAGTCTGTGCCTTCAAGTCCTCAAGGGGCGAGAACTTGTACTGTCTCTTGACGATGCCAAGCAGACAGGCGGAGTCGGGCGTGTTAGCGGGGCCCTTCTGGATAGTCTCGACTAGCCAGTGCAGACACTTGGCCGCCATCTTGGTTCCCATGTTACGGTCGAAAGGAGTCGGGGAACCTCCTTGTTGCATGTGACCTGTGATACAAAGATAGTTTGTAGAtctgttatttaaaaatatgttttcaatgcTTACTTATAACTTCTTCTTGAGCTTTGAAAAAACATTGGAAAATCGGATGTCTACAAAAGGACAACGCTAGATGTATAATATGTGGAAGTAGAAGTTTTTTTTGGGCCAAAAGGGCCTCTTTTTCCGGCATTCACTACTTGCCCAACTGGCCCATCTCTATCAACCTGGAATAACATTTCATCTTACCTACAATTTCAAACATTACGTAGTTCCTTGTTACTTACCAAGCACATTCATTCTAGCAGTAAACAGTCCCTTGCCCTCCTCGGAATAAAGGCGGTATATGAAGTCGGTGTTATAGTTATCGTTAGCTTTCTCATTACGGAGGATGAGACCGCGTTGAATGCCGCCCGTCATCTTAGACGCCATGTGGTACACGTCTTGTTGTAAGTCCTTGATAGAGAACTTCTCTTCGTAAATATATGCTGCGTCAGCTCCGCCGGCCAAACCTGGTAAGatcaatacaatttaatttatttgtttcgaTTGGAAACTGACAATGAAGCGATAAggataattaggtaggtactgtagaccgcacatcagtggtaactttcatgcaccttaactcaatagtaataagtacgatttccCTATAAAATTGTTACCACTGACCTAAAGTTGACTGTACGTTGATATAAATGACGTAAAAAACAAAGGAGATCGAAGTTTACCTGCTAAAGTAGATAAGTAGCCGCAGTATCCTCCCATGGTCTCAATGACGAAGACACGGCGTTTCGTTCCCtgggaaaaataaacaaagataaatacttatttgtatttttgcgATTTTGGCCTCTCAAAAAATTGAAAGAACAGTAGAAGACTGAttgaaatatcgataaaataattgaatatcaTTTCGTTTACCCATATGTATAggtagtatagatttttttttaatggaagcAATTGGTCCTGCAATTTCAAGGTAATTAAAACTTGGTATTCAAACCTGAGCAGATTGTCGGATCCTATCGCAGATCTCGGTGATCTCATTAAGGGCGGTGTCAGACCCCAGCGAGAAGTCTGTGCCGGGCACGTTGTTACTGATGGTGGATGGGATCACCACCAGTGGGATGCAGAACTCCGGGAATTGGGCGCGACCCTCGTAGATCTCTAGGCCAGCTTGGTATGcctagataaataaaaatggtgAGCAAATGACTGGCTAAATTGATAGGTAGCTGAGGCCATAAAACAAGCAGACTGAAGCAAAGTAAATCTAGCTTAACGAGAAAAAACtatgattatagttcggccattcagagaatgcgttcctgacacgtcgcgattgaactgacgacgtaactttgcaatggcgttgcagttacgataaaaatatttttgctggttgtttaccgttttaacaattgaggagcattaaaacaacattattatatcaataatcaatgaatgttattacgtcgtcagttcaatcgcgacgtgtcaggaacgcattctctgaatggccgaactataattcatCTTTTCTTCTATATTCAGTTCATTTAGAATTTGTGTATAATTAACAGCCATGTAGCACGGTCCGCGGATGATTGACTGATCATCTTGGTCATAACAAGTTCCAGCCGAAAATAGTACGATTTATACTAATCGCAGAGATGATCGTAGTTTTGCGATTGTAGTATCTGCTCATGGTTCATGTATTCAGAAACATAGTGAGTAGTTGGTCATCGTGATTTAATGCAGAGACGTAGACCATTGCCAGGCAGTAACATTCCTTAGCCTTATCTAACTATCGCTTAATGAAATGTTCCCCTCTATTTGTCATAACACATTAAACCATTCAATTTTCCGAAAACAATAGCACATACATCATGTATTTGTTAAGACTAGGTATAAAACCATACCTCGAATCCACCGATGATAAGCAGGCCTTGAATATTGAACTGTTTGATGCGAGCTGCTATTTCTGCCTTCTTGTCGCCGGGGAGGGTACGTTTGGTACCTAGGAAGGCACCTCCTTGGGCTACCCAACCGGTCACATCGGCCCTGAGTAATTATAGAAGTTTGTATGATTAAGGCCCActtctaaaaaaaatgtaccttttagtaaataataaataaatatgtaataataaataaagctatattttctaAAGCAATTATtgtttccaaaaaatattagatataGGGTCACAATGTCTCGCATTAAAATACAGACAGTAGAATTTGAACTGTTTAGATATAAAGAAAGATATGAAACGTATTATTTGAATGTTAATTATGGTTAAAAAATTAACCAATTAAGACGAGAATCAGAGAGAACATAAGTTATTCTTTTGTTACAGGTGCTTTTTGTAACATTACTGAAGAGGCGCCAAAACTGAGAGTAGAATTATTATCGTGTAGAATATTACCTACACAGATTTATATAAGCATAAAACCTCATTATTCAAAAAACACTTACCACTCCATATTAACAATATTTCCGCTAATAAAACCTTCAACACCGTCATGAATGCCGAGCACGGTGTCTCCGCGGTAGATGCAGTTACGTACAAAGGAACGTACCGCCGCGTTCATACCGCATGCGGGGGCGCCTACATGCATCACTGCTAGGGTTAGACCCTcctaaatattcataaaaatatatatatttttaagaatgaTTGTAACAAATGGATACCAATATCTTGGATTaagaatagtttaaaaaaacagcATTATATGTATCGTTAATCTGGAATAATCAAGTAAATCAGTCATCATCAGTAAATCTGGAATATAAGTAATCTGGAATAAGCAATAATGACCGAACAGTGATTTATTCAGTCACATGTATGCTGCATACTTTCAGTTTTCTTTAGGCATAGCCAAGAATGAATACATCGTGAAAAAGTCTGGATTACAATCAGGCGAAATTATTCCTCAAAATCTGAGGAGTGACTATTTCATTTTGCACCACAATTTAGGATaagaatttgtattttattgcacTAATTTTGAGTTTTGATAAACAATCAGATCCGAGAGAAAGGGACTGTAAAAATCTGTTTAACAGAATAAATCATAATTACAGCAGGTTTGCCAGAAGCGTCGAAAGCCTCCTTGGGCGGCTTCAAGCGAGTCAACATCTTGTACGTCTCCAAGTTGCGTGCAAAACTGCGCCCGCGCAGTTGCACCGCCAGATCCCAGTTTTTATCAGCCATGGCCtacaatattaaagtttttaggtgaagtataatttaattatgtgtTATTTACAATTAGAGTatgttcaaaacatttttgaataaCCAGCTGCTTACGAGAAGaagggtgttataagtttgacgtgtctgtctGTCGGTCTGTCTGTGGCAACAGAGCTCCCGT
Above is a window of Helicoverpa zea isolate HzStark_Cry1AcR chromosome 1, ilHelZeax1.1, whole genome shotgun sequence DNA encoding:
- the LOC124644176 gene encoding translocating chain-associated membrane protein 1; this translates as MGVKPAIGRKSNKNPPIFSHEFVIQNHADIVSCVVMVFLVGLMVQSTSPIASLFISLHHNVSGVEPSRELPKGEPFFYEAGWKDACAVFFYSLVCIVMHAILQEYFLDKISKKFHLSKSRLSALNESGQLVVFHLVTLVWGGDAIIREGFVFNVSQLWDGYPNHPMSFLLKLWWIVQASYWIHTVPELYFQRIKKDEWMGRIRHAAAAFAFVALAYGFKFQRVGVCLVVLHSLAEFVAHSYRLNTILRGEREDWLDKFLSLINGSVFVAVRLCSLVLGVLTFYFGLAGAAQLVLRVAALSVLVSFQVYLMFNFISEAIKQRQESRQQAQAKPKKEKKEKPKKEKVKKAPVEESDLPEVDQNTNKTLRQRQSAVKAK
- the LOC124643781 gene encoding ATP-dependent 6-phosphofructokinase isoform X3, which encodes METATTQRFIGRGSHKGKGLAVFTSGGDSQGMNAAVRSVVRMGIYLGCKVYFIREGYQGMVDGGDNIEEANWSSVSSIIHKGGTIIGSARCMEFIKREGRLKAAYNLVTRGITNLVVIGGDGSLTGANLFREEWSSLLDELLANNKITKDQREKYKYLHIAGMVGSIDNDFCGTDMTIGTDSALHRIIEAIDAIVSTAYSHQRTFIMEVMGRHCGFLAVYTALCTDATYSFICEDPAPRNWDKKLCAKIAEERKSGQRLNIIIVAEGAIDREGKPITAELVKNVVVENLQQDTRITVLGHVQRGGSPSAFDRILGCRMGAEAVMALMEASPETEPCVVSLDGNQAVRLPLMECVRRTKAVAQAMADKNWDLAVQLRGRSFARNLETYKMLTRLKPPKEAFDASGKPAEGLTLAVMHVGAPACGMNAAVRSFVRNCIYRGDTVLGIHDGVEGFISGNIVNMEWADVTGWVAQGGAFLGTKRTLPGDKKAEIAARIKQFNIQGLLIIGGFEAYQAGLEIYEGRAQFPEFCIPLVVIPSTISNNVPGTDFSLGSDTALNEITEICDRIRQSAQGTKRRVFVIETMGGYCGYLSTLAGLAGGADAAYIYEEKFSIKDLQQDVYHMASKMTGGIQRGLILRNEKANDNYNTDFIYRLYSEEGKGLFTARMNVLGHMQQGGSPTPFDRNMGTKMAAKCLHWLVETIQKGPANTPDSACLLGIVKRQYKFSPLEDLKAQTNFAQRIPKQQWWMKLRPLLRILAKHESTYEEEGMYMTVEQGEIDSENVI
- the LOC124643781 gene encoding ATP-dependent 6-phosphofructokinase isoform X2 — encoded protein: METATTQRFIGRGSHKGKGLAVFTSGGDSQGMNAAVRSVVRMGIYLGCKVYFIREGYQGMVDGGDNIEEANWSSVSSIIHKGGTIIGSARCMEFIKREGRLKAAYNLVTRGITNLVVIGGDGSLTGANLFREEWSSLLDELLANNKITKDQREKYKYLHIAGMVGSIDNDFCGTDMTIGTDSALHRIIEAIDAIVSTAYSHQRTFIMEVMGRHCGYLAVVTSLASEADFVFIPEAPPSVDWRDKLCDKLEQERKSGQRLNIIIVAEGAIDREGKPITAELVKNVVVENLQQDTRITVLGHVQRGGSPSAFDRILGCRMGAEAVMALMEASPETEPCVVSLDGNQAVRLPLMECVRRTKAVAQAMADKNWDLAVQLRGRSFARNLETYKMLTRLKPPKEAFDASGKPAEGLTLAVMHVGAPACGMNAAVRSFVRNCIYRGDTVLGIHDGVEGFISGNIVNMEWADVTGWVAQGGAFLGTKRTLPGDKKAEIAARIKQFNIQGLLIIGGFEAYQAGLEIYEGRAQFPEFCIPLVVIPSTISNNVPGTDFSLGSDTALNEITEICDRIRQSAQGTKRRVFVIETMGGYCGYLSTLAGLAGGADAAYIYEEKFSIKDLQQDVYHMASKMTGGIQRGLILRNEKANDNYNTDFIYRLYSEEGKGLFTARMNVLGHMQQGGSPTPFDRNMGTKMAAKCLHWLVETIQKGPANTPDSACLLGIVKRQYKFSPLEDLKAQTNFAQRIPKQQWWMKLRPLLRILAKHESTYEEEGMYMTVEQGEIDSENVI
- the LOC124643781 gene encoding ATP-dependent 6-phosphofructokinase isoform X1, whose product is METATTQRFIGRGSHKGKGLAVFTSGGDSQGMNAAVRSVVRMGIYLGCKVYFIREGYQGMVDGGDNIEEANWSSVSSIIHKGGTIIGSARCMEFIKREGRLKAAYNLVTRGITNLVVIGGDGSLTGANLFREEWSSLLDELLANNKITKDQREKYKYLHIAGMVGSIDNDFCGTDMTIGTDSALHRIIEAIDAIVSTAYSHQRTFIMEVMGRHCGYLALVAALASEADQVFIPEDPVPNNWVEKLCKRLAQERKSGQRLNIIIVAEGAIDREGKPITAELVKNVVVENLQQDTRITVLGHVQRGGSPSAFDRILGCRMGAEAVMALMEASPETEPCVVSLDGNQAVRLPLMECVRRTKAVAQAMADKNWDLAVQLRGRSFARNLETYKMLTRLKPPKEAFDASGKPAEGLTLAVMHVGAPACGMNAAVRSFVRNCIYRGDTVLGIHDGVEGFISGNIVNMEWADVTGWVAQGGAFLGTKRTLPGDKKAEIAARIKQFNIQGLLIIGGFEAYQAGLEIYEGRAQFPEFCIPLVVIPSTISNNVPGTDFSLGSDTALNEITEICDRIRQSAQGTKRRVFVIETMGGYCGYLSTLAGLAGGADAAYIYEEKFSIKDLQQDVYHMASKMTGGIQRGLILRNEKANDNYNTDFIYRLYSEEGKGLFTARMNVLGHMQQGGSPTPFDRNMGTKMAAKCLHWLVETIQKGPANTPDSACLLGIVKRQYKFSPLEDLKAQTNFAQRIPKQQWWMKLRPLLRILAKHESTYEEEGMYMTVEQGEIDSENVI